A genome region from Chlorobaculum tepidum TLS includes the following:
- a CDS encoding glycosyltransferase family 9 protein, which translates to MKPRKKKKRQFRQLFARSLQRLARTRSGSAEFSGPLRSVAILAQEKLGDCVLLTPLVRNLRQAFPDLEIHLITFSRASANFFMNDPQVTAVHLVKKQPRRYFREVLSRKFDLLFNTKDHPSTWFLLQSALIRARFKVGHNNPFHEGLYDRLLDTEFHAHMAVKNCALLPLLGVTADTEACRPSLPAMPVSNEIWQLLSRLAEDIRPIGVNISAGEPNRLWTEAKWRALLERFPGERFVVLSGPDDLDAKRRLEEQCPNAVASPPTRNLYEASCIVAKLRLLVTPDTSMVHVASATGTPVAGLYREAPQDISRFGPYAIPYEIVISPTGEVSGIKPESVADAVRRLMARAIGREA; encoded by the coding sequence ATGAAGCCCCGAAAAAAGAAGAAGCGGCAGTTCCGCCAGCTTTTCGCCCGCTCGCTGCAACGCCTCGCCCGCACGAGAAGCGGCAGCGCCGAATTCAGCGGCCCGTTGCGCTCCGTCGCCATTCTCGCGCAGGAAAAACTCGGCGACTGCGTCTTGCTCACGCCGCTCGTCAGGAATCTGCGGCAGGCCTTTCCCGATCTCGAAATTCACCTCATCACCTTCAGCCGCGCCTCAGCAAATTTCTTCATGAACGACCCGCAGGTCACGGCAGTTCACCTCGTCAAGAAACAGCCCCGGCGCTATTTCCGGGAAGTGCTTTCGCGGAAGTTCGACCTGCTCTTCAACACCAAGGATCACCCCTCGACCTGGTTTTTGCTCCAGTCGGCGCTCATTCGCGCCCGCTTCAAGGTGGGGCACAACAACCCGTTCCACGAAGGACTCTACGACCGCCTGCTCGACACGGAGTTTCACGCCCACATGGCGGTGAAAAATTGCGCCCTGCTCCCGCTGCTTGGCGTCACGGCAGATACAGAGGCGTGCCGCCCATCGCTGCCCGCCATGCCGGTATCAAACGAGATATGGCAACTGCTATCACGGCTGGCAGAAGACATACGTCCGATCGGCGTCAACATCAGCGCGGGCGAGCCGAACCGGCTCTGGACGGAGGCGAAGTGGCGGGCGCTGCTCGAACGCTTCCCCGGTGAGCGCTTCGTGGTGCTCTCCGGGCCGGACGATCTGGATGCCAAGCGCCGCCTCGAAGAGCAGTGCCCGAACGCCGTCGCCTCGCCGCCAACGCGGAACCTCTACGAAGCGAGCTGCATCGTGGCGAAGCTGCGGCTGCTGGTGACGCCCGACACCTCGATGGTGCACGTCGCCTCGGCCACCGGCACACCCGTCGCCGGGCTGTACCGCGAAGCGCCGCAGGACATTTCGCGCTTCGGCCCCTACGCCATTCCGTACGAAATCGTCATCTCGCCGACCGGCGAAGTGAGCGGCATCAAGCCGGAAAGCGTCGCTGACGCCGTGAGGCGGCTCATGGCCCGCGCCATTGGGAGAGAAGCGTGA